The following proteins are co-located in the Styela clava chromosome 15, kaStyClav1.hap1.2, whole genome shotgun sequence genome:
- the LOC144432377 gene encoding uncharacterized protein LOC144432377, translating to MEESTHSNEGHLQERTFDSQPQCVVCNGQIPENDIVEKCLRCNGRFCPDCSSDYHQCVERTFYSQPQCLVCNGQIPENDIVEKCLRCNGRFCPNCSSDHH from the exons ATGGAGGAAAGTACACATTCTAATGAAGGACATCTTCAA GAAAGAACATTCGATAGTCAACCACAGTGTGTTGTTTGCAACGGACAAATCCCAGAGAACGACATCGTAGAGAAATGTCTTCGGTGCAATGGAAGATTCTGCCCGGATTGTTCAAGCGATTATCATCAATGTGTG GAAAGAACGTTCTATAGTCAACCACAATGCCTTGTTTGCAACGGACAAATCCCAGAGAACGACATCGTAGAGAAATGTCTTCGGTGCAATGGAAGATTCTGCCCGAATTGTTCAAGCGATCATCATTAA